The following coding sequences are from one Buchnera aphidicola (Periphyllus testudinaceus) window:
- the recD gene encoding exodeoxyribonuclease V subunit alpha has product MLNIMKELLKKKIIKIIDFYFSKTISKKNESLVLIISAYLSLKNRKGHSYISLKKIFRKKFFSKKILSKIKHFNTTKKIKKELLKSNAVSKKKTSCPLILDKHYLYLNKIWKIEKKIFKFLISKYPLNKYILNKFNKILKIKLFKNLNVEQKIAITSCLINKFTFILGGPGTGKTNIVSKIIFLFITMSKYKKITLAASTGKASTVLLESIKNNKLLLKVNKKFKKYIPKKSFTIHRLFQQNNYFENNDIFSKKHKINTNLLIIDESSMIDIFIFENIIKLISNNTQIIFLGDNNQLPSINTGSILNDIFIYYLKKNKNKENYYKFQKCLKKKNIKKIYKKQYLKNKICLLKKKYRFKKKSDIYKFSKIIKNYKKNNIKNIFNNKFKNIKFFIINNKYKKYINIIKKFFLFYKNYWKMILKNKPFKKIIKIFNKIRILCILKKGLYGIKGINKIFVHLIKKNNLTYFKKINNKKWYVGKPIIITKNLNTLKLFNGLIGITLLDKNKNMKVFFLMPNKSIKIIPINLIKKYKTTWAITVHKSQGSEFKKVILIIPSKKNKIMSREIIYTAITRSKKKLLILSKKNIFLQYIEKKIIKKSGLKKRLENY; this is encoded by the coding sequence ATGTTAAATATAATGAAAGAATTACTTAAAAAAAAAATAATTAAAATAATAGATTTTTACTTTTCTAAAACTATTTCAAAAAAAAATGAATCATTAGTTCTAATTATTTCTGCATATTTAAGTTTAAAAAATAGAAAAGGTCATTCTTATATATCTTTAAAAAAAATTTTTAGAAAAAAATTTTTTTCAAAAAAAATACTTTCTAAAATTAAACATTTTAATACTACAAAAAAAATAAAAAAAGAATTATTAAAAAGTAATGCAGTAAGCAAAAAAAAAACATCTTGTCCTTTAATTTTAGATAAACACTATTTATATTTAAACAAAATATGGAAAATAGAAAAAAAAATATTTAAATTTTTAATTTCTAAATATCCATTAAATAAATATATTTTAAATAAATTTAATAAAATATTAAAAATAAAATTATTTAAAAATTTAAATGTTGAACAAAAAATTGCAATCACATCATGTTTAATAAATAAATTTACTTTTATATTAGGAGGACCTGGTACAGGAAAAACAAATATAGTATCTAAAATAATTTTTTTATTTATTACGATGTCAAAATATAAAAAAATTACTTTAGCTGCTTCAACAGGAAAAGCAAGTACTGTTTTATTAGAATCTATCAAAAATAATAAATTATTATTAAAAGTAAATAAAAAATTTAAAAAATATATTCCAAAAAAATCATTTACTATACATCGTTTATTTCAACAAAATAATTATTTTGAAAACAATGATATTTTTTCAAAAAAACATAAAATTAATACCAATTTATTAATTATAGATGAATCATCTATGATAGACATTTTTATATTTGAAAATATTATTAAATTAATTTCTAATAATACACAAATAATATTTCTTGGTGATAATAATCAATTACCTTCAATTAATACTGGTTCAATTTTAAATGATATTTTTATATATTATTTAAAAAAAAATAAAAATAAAGAAAATTATTATAAATTTCAAAAATGTCTAAAAAAAAAAAATATAAAAAAAATTTATAAAAAACAATATTTAAAAAATAAAATATGTTTATTAAAAAAAAAATATAGATTTAAAAAAAAATCTGATATTTATAAATTTTCTAAAATTATTAAAAATTATAAAAAAAATAACATTAAAAATATTTTTAATAATAAATTTAAAAATATTAAATTTTTTATTATAAATAATAAATATAAAAAATATATTAATATAATTAAAAAATTTTTTTTATTTTATAAAAACTATTGGAAAATGATTTTAAAAAATAAACCATTTAAAAAAATTATTAAAATTTTCAATAAAATTCGAATTTTATGTATTTTAAAAAAAGGATTATATGGAATAAAAGGAATTAACAAAATTTTTGTACATCTTATAAAAAAAAATAATTTAACATATTTTAAAAAAATTAATAATAAAAAATGGTATGTCGGAAAACCAATTATTATAACAAAAAATTTAAATACATTAAAATTATTTAACGGACTAATTGGAATAACATTACTAGATAAAAATAAAAATATGAAAGTGTTTTTTTTAATGCCTAATAAATCAATTAAAATTATTCCAATAAATTTAATTAAAAAATATAAAACTACATGGGCTATAACAGTTCATAAATCTCAAGGATCTGAATTTAAAAAAGTTATTTTAATAATTCCTTCAAAAAAAAATAAAATTATGTCTCGAGAAATAATATATACTGCTATAACTCGATCAAAAAAAAAACTATTAATATTATCAAAAAAAAATATTTTTTTACAATATATTGAAAAAAAAATTATTAAAAAAAGCGGATTAAAAAAAAGATTAGAAAATTATTAA